The Clostridiaceae bacterium HFYG-1003 genome includes a window with the following:
- the thrB gene encoding homoserine kinase, which translates to MKLRIPATSANLGCGYDTLGLALDLYNEYVIEPGAQDALIGEDRELATHMVFGARNLACEILGLEKVPFRLQVAAAIPESRGLGSSAACILAGVCAALALNGRPLEDAVVLETASRIEGHPDNIVPAWTGALTASLDTGTRILRHRIEPHPDLVYLTIIPPFEFSTAGARSAIPVMIRHRDAVSNLSRVILLTEALRQGQTDQLPELLHDELHQKYRLPLIRQLDEAYGRLWDHCLQQGDPIFLSGAGPTCIIPVRSEQASDLANELSQRIPSCRILTLRAASQGTVILAE; encoded by the coding sequence ATGAAGCTTCGAATTCCGGCCACATCGGCCAACCTGGGCTGCGGGTATGACACCCTGGGCCTGGCGCTGGATTTATACAATGAGTATGTCATCGAACCGGGGGCGCAGGATGCGCTGATCGGAGAAGACCGGGAACTGGCCACGCATATGGTGTTTGGCGCCAGAAATCTGGCCTGCGAAATCCTGGGGCTGGAGAAAGTGCCGTTCCGGCTGCAGGTTGCGGCCGCCATACCCGAATCCCGGGGACTCGGATCCTCCGCTGCCTGCATCCTGGCCGGAGTCTGCGCGGCTCTGGCCCTTAACGGCAGGCCCCTGGAGGACGCGGTGGTCCTGGAGACGGCATCCCGAATCGAGGGTCATCCTGACAACATCGTGCCGGCCTGGACCGGCGCTCTGACCGCTTCCCTGGATACCGGCACCCGGATTCTCCGTCACCGGATCGAGCCGCATCCGGACCTGGTGTATCTGACGATCATACCGCCGTTTGAGTTTTCCACCGCCGGTGCCCGATCGGCCATCCCGGTCATGATCCGGCATCGGGATGCCGTGTCCAACCTGTCCCGGGTCATTCTGCTGACTGAGGCCCTCAGGCAGGGCCAAACCGATCAGCTGCCGGAACTCCTCCATGATGAACTCCATCAGAAATACCGGCTGCCGCTGATCCGGCAGCTGGATGAAGCCTACGGCAGGCTGTGGGATCACTGCCTGCAGCAGGGCGATCCGATCTTCCTGAGCGGAGCCGGTCCCACCTGCATCATCCCCGTCCGGTCTGAACAGGCTTCGGACCTTGCAAATGAGCTAAGTCAGCGGATCCCGTCCTGCCGGATCCTGACCCTGAGGGCGGCGTCTCAGGGGACAGTAATCCTGGCGGAATAG
- the thrC gene encoding threonine synthase yields MKFISTRGSGRPVDFAQAMKRAMASDGGLFVPEKLPVLDPKPAADSYWETALGVLRAFVPELEEAGLAGALQENYRAFPIPVVQTDAGTFLELFHGPTGAFKDVALTMLPRLEALTGGGETVYVTATSGDTGKAALEAFRNQPGTRIMVFYPEEGVSHLQKLQMQTQQGDNVSVVAIRGNFDDAQRGVKAILQEFSGQGVSSCNSINIARLLTQIPYYFEASSQLGQRELSFLVPTGNFGDILAGWYAKAMGLPVKRLIAVTNDNRVLEEFLRTGRYDRRRPLVKTSSPSMDILVSSNVERLLFHCFGPRETRRFMDELRDQGFYQADPAAFRDFDAQSASEEEVQRAIRTVYEEAGYLMDPHTACAWAAWDQLGRPADHVILATASPFKFPAVIQEALTGQRQEEREALAYLSSLAPVHPALAGILERPVRFDRTIDPQEMREEFLRFMGGVR; encoded by the coding sequence ATGAAATTTATTTCAACCAGAGGATCAGGCCGGCCCGTTGACTTTGCCCAGGCGATGAAGCGAGCCATGGCGAGTGACGGGGGGCTGTTTGTGCCGGAAAAACTGCCGGTCCTGGATCCGAAGCCTGCGGCGGACAGTTACTGGGAGACAGCGCTGGGCGTACTCCGGGCTTTTGTGCCGGAGCTGGAGGAGGCCGGACTGGCCGGGGCGCTTCAGGAGAATTACCGGGCGTTCCCCATTCCGGTGGTCCAAACGGATGCCGGGACATTTCTGGAGCTGTTTCACGGACCGACCGGGGCCTTCAAGGATGTGGCCCTGACCATGCTGCCCAGGCTGGAGGCACTGACCGGCGGCGGGGAAACAGTCTATGTTACCGCAACCTCCGGGGACACCGGAAAAGCCGCCCTGGAAGCCTTCCGGAATCAGCCGGGCACCAGAATCATGGTCTTTTACCCGGAGGAAGGCGTATCCCATCTGCAGAAACTGCAGATGCAGACGCAGCAGGGTGACAACGTCAGCGTGGTGGCCATCCGCGGCAATTTTGACGATGCCCAGCGGGGCGTCAAGGCGATTCTGCAGGAGTTTTCCGGCCAGGGCGTCTCTTCCTGCAATTCCATCAACATCGCCCGACTCCTGACCCAGATTCCGTATTATTTTGAAGCGTCCAGCCAGCTGGGTCAGCGCGAGCTGTCCTTCCTGGTTCCCACCGGAAACTTCGGCGACATTCTGGCCGGATGGTACGCCAAGGCCATGGGTCTGCCGGTGAAACGGCTGATTGCCGTCACCAATGACAACCGGGTACTGGAGGAATTCCTCCGGACCGGGCGGTATGACCGCCGGCGTCCCTTGGTGAAAACCTCATCTCCCTCCATGGATATTCTGGTTTCCTCCAATGTGGAACGGCTGCTGTTCCACTGCTTCGGCCCGCGGGAAACCCGCCGGTTCATGGACGAGCTGCGGGATCAGGGATTCTATCAGGCGGATCCTGCGGCTTTTCGTGATTTCGACGCGCAGTCTGCCTCCGAAGAGGAGGTGCAGCGAGCGATCCGCACAGTGTATGAGGAAGCCGGTTACCTCATGGATCCCCATACGGCCTGTGCCTGGGCAGCCTGGGACCAACTGGGCCGACCGGCGGATCATGTCATTCTCGCGACAGCCAGCCCCTTCAAGTTCCCGGCGGTGATTCAGGAAGCTCTGACCGGTCAGCGGCAGGAGGAACGGGAAGCCCTGGCGTATCTGTCGAGCCTTGCGCCGGTTCACCCGGCTCTGGCTGGAATCCTGGAGCGGCCCGTGCGGTTTGACCGGACGATTGATCCGCAAGAGATGCGGGAAGAGTTTCTCCGTTTTATGGGAGGTGTCAGATGA
- a CDS encoding ABC transporter ATP-binding protein/permease yields the protein MKQKMMPANPRKTIRRLLSYYGDHKLLFAAGIILVILGTVFQVAANGILSPIIDAVTIDRSLPLLTRYLLIMIALVLGIAVSQYLGSLFMARLSQKIIHTIRRQLFAKIQRMPVAYHDSQGHGRIMSSFTNDVDLLSQALEQSLVQVITSLITVVGTFLMMVFLSPMLTLVMVIMMALSIYLIKIVAGRSSRYFRDRQSVMADMNSYVEEMVSAQKVVKVFGYEGRAMTQYNDINDHLRESASRAAAYGVMLMPLMGNISFIQYAVIAILGAGRVMAGTMTLGNISAFLQYTRTVSRPITMVSNQMNSILAAIAGAERIFEMLDGREEDVAGEVRLQNDCGGGRGLCWTVPGTDGSLEYVPVEGHLRLNNVDFQYVEDKPILKDVSLYAKPGQKIALVGSTGAGKTTITNLINRFYEIQDGVITFDGIDIRRINKIDLRSVMSMVLQDVHLFEGTIKENIRFGRLDATDEDVIQAARLANADGFIRQLKNGYDTVIGNDGTSLSQGERQLLSIARAAIADPVVLILDEATSSVDTRTEQLIERGMDQLMKGRTTFVIAHRLSTVRHANAIIVLENGEIVERGDHDELMRQKGRYYRLNQGTEELG from the coding sequence ATGAAACAGAAAATGATGCCCGCCAACCCGCGGAAAACCATTCGTCGCCTGTTATCCTACTATGGCGACCATAAACTGCTCTTCGCCGCCGGCATTATCCTGGTCATCCTGGGCACAGTGTTCCAGGTGGCAGCCAACGGCATACTCAGCCCCATCATCGATGCCGTAACCATTGACCGCAGCCTGCCCCTTTTGACCCGCTATCTTCTGATCATGATCGCCCTGGTGCTGGGCATCGCTGTGAGCCAGTATCTGGGAAGTCTGTTCATGGCCCGGCTGTCCCAGAAAATCATCCATACCATCCGCCGCCAGCTGTTCGCCAAGATCCAGCGGATGCCGGTCGCCTACCATGACTCCCAGGGCCATGGCCGCATCATGTCTTCCTTTACCAATGATGTGGACCTGCTGAGCCAAGCGCTGGAACAGAGTCTGGTACAGGTCATTACCTCCCTGATTACTGTGGTGGGTACCTTTCTGATGATGGTGTTCCTCTCGCCGATGCTGACGCTGGTCATGGTGATCATGATGGCGCTCTCCATCTACCTCATCAAGATCGTGGCCGGCCGCTCGTCCCGCTATTTCCGGGACCGTCAGAGCGTGATGGCGGACATGAACAGCTATGTGGAGGAAATGGTTTCCGCTCAGAAAGTGGTCAAGGTGTTCGGCTATGAAGGCCGGGCCATGACCCAGTACAACGACATCAACGACCATCTGCGCGAATCCGCTTCCCGGGCGGCGGCCTACGGCGTCATGCTGATGCCGCTGATGGGAAACATCTCATTCATTCAGTATGCGGTGATTGCCATTCTGGGCGCCGGCCGGGTCATGGCCGGAACCATGACACTGGGCAATATCTCCGCGTTCCTGCAGTACACCCGCACCGTATCCCGGCCCATCACCATGGTATCCAATCAGATGAACTCCATACTCGCGGCCATCGCCGGAGCCGAACGAATCTTTGAAATGCTCGATGGCAGGGAAGAGGACGTGGCCGGTGAAGTCCGCCTGCAGAACGACTGCGGCGGCGGCCGGGGACTGTGCTGGACTGTTCCGGGCACCGACGGCAGCCTGGAGTATGTCCCCGTGGAAGGCCATCTGCGCCTGAACAACGTCGACTTCCAGTATGTCGAAGACAAACCGATTCTGAAGGATGTATCTCTTTACGCCAAGCCGGGACAGAAGATCGCTCTGGTGGGATCCACCGGCGCCGGCAAGACCACCATTACCAATCTGATCAACCGGTTCTATGAGATTCAGGACGGCGTCATTACCTTTGACGGCATCGACATCCGGCGAATCAACAAAATCGACCTGCGCAGCGTCATGAGCATGGTGCTCCAGGATGTCCATCTGTTCGAGGGTACGATCAAGGAAAATATCCGCTTCGGGCGGCTGGACGCCACGGATGAGGATGTCATCCAGGCAGCCCGGCTGGCCAATGCCGACGGCTTTATCCGCCAGCTTAAGAACGGCTATGATACGGTGATCGGCAATGACGGCACCAGCCTGTCCCAGGGCGAGCGTCAGCTCCTGTCCATTGCGCGGGCGGCCATTGCCGATCCGGTGGTTCTGATTCTGGACGAAGCCACATCCTCCGTCGATACCAGAACCGAGCAGCTCATTGAGCGCGGCATGGATCAGCTGATGAAGGGCCGGACCACCTTTGTCATCGCCCACCGGCTGTCCACCGTCCGGCACGCCAATGCCATCATCGTCCTGGAAAACGGCGAAATCGTCGAACGGGGCGATCATGACGAACTGATGCGCCAGAAGGGACGCTACTACCGGCTGAACCAGGGAACGGAAGAACTCGGATAG
- a CDS encoding ABC transporter ATP-binding protein/permease translates to MLKKLLPFMKKYRKYAILSPIMMILEVASDILVPVLMSRIVDVGIKNQDMAYVIRMGLLMILLALFGLFMGVVSSFFGARAGFGFAAELRKEAFARIQNYSFANLDVLNPPTLITRLTADADMLAQVAMMSLRMAIRAPFMMILALIMAISFNPGLSLVFAVAIPLVVVILLVVLKYANPMFRAIQERVDHLNAIVQENLIGIRVVKSFNRQSHEEERFAQRNDGLRDMVLKAVNLIMVLMPVLNLVIYACIGAVLWFGGQQIMAGTMLPGELIAFVTYITQIMMALMMLSMYFMMLTRGTASAGRLIEVLETESEIRSAESPVGEVADGRIEFKDVSFRYPGNSNDVLKHIDLSIASGQLIGIIGSTGSAKTSLVQLIPRLYDASAGQVLVGGQDVRGYDLETLRHSIGMVLQKNTLVTGTIRSNMQWGDEAAADEQIIEALRRAQAWEFVSQYSDGLDHPVEQGGSNFSGGQKQRLTIARALVKQPRILILDDSTSAVDMTTDAKLRRSFRENLADVTTIIIAQRISSIEDADRIIVMEKGEIESQGTHQELLETSPIYREINESQERGLAV, encoded by the coding sequence ATGCTAAAAAAATTATTGCCATTTATGAAGAAATACCGCAAATACGCCATTCTCAGTCCAATCATGATGATATTGGAAGTGGCCTCGGATATTCTGGTTCCGGTGCTCATGTCGCGCATTGTTGACGTGGGCATCAAAAACCAGGACATGGCCTATGTGATTCGGATGGGCCTGCTGATGATTCTCCTGGCTCTGTTTGGGCTGTTCATGGGAGTGGTCAGCTCCTTCTTTGGCGCCAGGGCCGGATTTGGCTTTGCCGCCGAACTTCGCAAGGAGGCCTTTGCCCGGATTCAGAACTACTCCTTTGCCAATCTGGATGTGTTGAATCCACCGACGCTGATTACCCGGCTGACCGCCGATGCCGACATGCTCGCCCAGGTGGCCATGATGAGCCTGCGCATGGCGATCCGGGCCCCTTTCATGATGATTCTGGCCCTGATCATGGCTATCTCCTTTAATCCCGGACTGTCCCTGGTATTTGCCGTGGCCATTCCGCTGGTTGTCGTGATCCTGCTGGTTGTTCTCAAATACGCCAACCCCATGTTCCGGGCGATTCAGGAACGGGTGGACCATCTCAACGCGATTGTGCAGGAAAACCTGATCGGAATTCGCGTCGTCAAGTCCTTCAACCGCCAGAGCCATGAGGAGGAGCGTTTTGCCCAGCGCAATGACGGTTTGCGTGATATGGTCCTGAAAGCAGTCAATCTCATCATGGTGCTCATGCCCGTGCTGAATCTGGTGATCTATGCCTGCATCGGCGCGGTCCTGTGGTTCGGCGGTCAGCAGATCATGGCCGGCACCATGCTGCCCGGAGAGCTCATCGCCTTTGTGACGTACATCACGCAGATCATGATGGCTCTGATGATGCTGTCCATGTATTTCATGATGCTGACCCGGGGCACCGCCTCCGCCGGCCGACTCATCGAAGTGCTGGAAACCGAGTCGGAAATCCGCTCCGCCGAGTCGCCTGTAGGCGAAGTCGCGGATGGTCGGATTGAATTCAAAGACGTGTCCTTCCGCTATCCCGGAAATTCCAACGATGTCCTCAAGCACATCGATCTGTCCATTGCCAGCGGCCAGCTCATCGGCATCATCGGCAGTACCGGCTCGGCCAAAACCAGCCTGGTCCAGCTCATTCCGCGGCTGTACGACGCCAGTGCCGGTCAGGTGCTGGTTGGAGGTCAGGATGTCCGGGGCTATGACCTGGAGACACTGCGCCACAGCATCGGTATGGTGCTTCAGAAGAACACCCTGGTCACGGGGACGATTCGCAGCAATATGCAGTGGGGTGATGAAGCCGCCGCCGATGAGCAGATCATCGAAGCACTGCGCCGGGCTCAGGCCTGGGAATTTGTCTCCCAGTACAGCGACGGGCTGGACCATCCCGTGGAACAGGGCGGCTCCAACTTCTCCGGTGGTCAGAAACAGCGCCTTACCATTGCCCGGGCCCTGGTTAAGCAGCCCCGGATTCTGATTCTGGATGACTCCACCAGCGCGGTGGATATGACCACCGACGCGAAGCTGCGCCGCAGCTTCCGGGAGAACCTGGCGGATGTCACCACCATCATCATCGCCCAGCGCATTTCTTCCATCGAGGATGCCGACCGCATCATTGTCATGGAAAAGGGTGAAATCGAAAGCCAGGGAACTCATCAGGAGCTCCTGGAGACGTCTCCGATTTACCGCGAAATCAACGAGTCACAGGAAAGGGGGCTGGCCGTATAA
- a CDS encoding MarR family transcriptional regulator — MVKTELCGLVSVIHRKTQIYLNSELKKYGLNSAEFVYLIHIREHEPTELKSLGAHLRMDDAQTTRVIKSLEEKGLVRKLRSRTDRRAFDVEFTQAGRDVKPLILEDLDRWVSGITEGLPEQEVEEMIRLLRQTAQRAVSLTEGK, encoded by the coding sequence TTGGTTAAGACAGAACTGTGCGGGCTGGTGTCTGTGATCCATCGCAAGACCCAGATCTATTTAAACAGTGAACTGAAAAAATACGGTTTGAACTCAGCGGAGTTCGTGTATCTGATCCATATCAGGGAACACGAACCGACGGAGCTGAAATCGCTGGGGGCTCATCTTCGGATGGACGACGCCCAGACGACCCGGGTGATTAAGAGTCTCGAGGAAAAGGGTCTGGTGCGCAAGCTGCGCAGCCGGACGGACCGCCGCGCCTTTGATGTCGAGTTCACACAGGCGGGACGCGACGTCAAGCCGCTGATTCTGGAGGATCTGGATCGATGGGTCAGCGGGATCACCGAGGGTCTGCCGGAACAAGAAGTGGAAGAAATGATCCGTCTGCTCCGGCAGACGGCGCAGCGGGCGGTCAGCCTGACGGAAGGGAAGTGA
- a CDS encoding ISLre2 family transposase yields the protein MPILTDFNSMFTSLRQGFDSRMASGTLTMDQVVQETHELTDRIAREQIQDYVQVLDERLRNSQLRKKDYSIERRNQTKTIATTAGPVVFDRTYFRDKKTNHHVCLVDRLLGLEPHQRISRELASCLLSSAKDISYQGTVERYASSGITSRTTVMNLVHRLGNIESSEGPLPQKKVVSRIYIEADEDHVAMQDGSNQQMRLIYVHEGQQSVGKRRKALMGVRRFAGFYKGNSDELWYEVFDYLNSAYEVDKIEEISLSGDGASWIKMGAQILPRCKLYLDKFHLEKALRQAATPIDSYKGTKDEYYWYLKDAISMDSLEDINTFFESAAGLPLKKTQEKKLGEMKTYLLSNWESIQNAAKSGYQGCSAEGHVSHVLSSRLSSRPMGWSTVGAENIARMRVFVLNGGDLMGYFAAKEKEKKKEARLLRLEKRIVKNSRVYPVKQGSISYATPHFGWYKS from the coding sequence ATGCCTATCTTAACAGATTTCAACTCAATGTTCACCTCTCTCAGACAAGGTTTTGATTCAAGAATGGCAAGCGGTACCCTCACCATGGATCAGGTGGTCCAGGAGACTCACGAGCTGACGGATCGGATTGCCCGTGAGCAGATCCAGGATTATGTTCAGGTACTCGATGAGCGCCTGAGGAACTCACAGTTACGCAAAAAGGATTACTCCATCGAACGGCGTAATCAAACAAAAACCATCGCTACTACAGCCGGACCTGTGGTCTTTGACCGGACGTACTTTCGGGATAAAAAGACTAATCACCATGTGTGTCTGGTGGATCGTCTTCTGGGCCTTGAGCCCCATCAGAGAATCAGCCGGGAACTAGCCTCGTGTCTTCTCTCCAGTGCTAAAGATATTTCTTACCAGGGGACGGTGGAGCGCTATGCAAGCAGCGGAATTACCAGCCGCACTACGGTAATGAATCTGGTCCATCGACTGGGGAACATTGAGTCTTCTGAGGGACCCCTGCCTCAGAAAAAAGTGGTATCTCGGATCTATATTGAGGCCGATGAGGATCATGTAGCTATGCAGGACGGTTCCAATCAGCAGATGCGGCTGATCTACGTCCATGAGGGGCAGCAGAGTGTCGGGAAGAGACGCAAGGCCTTAATGGGTGTACGTCGATTTGCAGGCTTCTACAAGGGCAACTCGGATGAACTGTGGTACGAAGTGTTCGATTACCTGAACTCGGCTTATGAAGTGGATAAGATCGAGGAAATCTCCTTATCAGGGGATGGGGCGTCCTGGATCAAGATGGGTGCCCAGATTCTGCCTCGATGCAAGCTCTATCTGGATAAGTTCCACCTGGAAAAGGCCCTGCGCCAGGCGGCAACGCCGATTGATTCCTACAAAGGGACAAAGGATGAATATTACTGGTACCTCAAAGACGCCATCAGCATGGACTCCCTTGAGGACATCAACACATTCTTCGAATCAGCGGCGGGATTGCCGCTTAAAAAGACCCAGGAAAAGAAGTTAGGCGAGATGAAAACCTATCTTTTGTCCAACTGGGAATCGATCCAGAACGCGGCCAAGTCGGGCTATCAGGGCTGCAGTGCGGAAGGGCATGTCAGTCATGTGCTTTCCTCACGGTTATCATCACGCCCGATGGGGTGGAGCACAGTAGGTGCTGAGAATATAGCGCGCATGCGAGTTTTCGTCCTCAATGGCGGGGATCTCATGGGCTACTTCGCTGCCAAAGAGAAAGAAAAGAAGAAGGAAGCCCGACTTTTGAGGCTGGAAAAACGGATCGTGAAGAATAGCCGGGTCTACCCGGTAAAACAAGGTTCAATCAGCTATGCAACGCCTCATTTTGGGTGGTATAAATCGTAA
- a CDS encoding ABC transporter permease encodes MKSNRFQKGLMSVAVPALFLIISALAIKPSGLPVEYIAEQVMIRMVRNSFLVLALLLPIMAGMGINFALSLGAMAGQIGLITVQGLGMKGPEALFAAILISVPVALLLGIFAGQVLNRAKGREMITSMMLAFLINGVYQFVILYIFGSSILPFNANRSIILSKGVGVRNTLELTSSQAFDKLGDSFLTNLLGSPLYIGNFKIPFFTILLIVLLCLFTVWITRTKLGQDMRAVGQDMEVAANSGINVDRTRLWAISISTILAGIGQIIYLQNLGTMNTYTGHESSALYSAASLLIGGASVASAGILNAILGTGLFHTLFVLMPPAATTLTGNSMIGEYSRMVISYGIVALALVMHARRKIREKELDRQAFRGQGTPVAPKKAEG; translated from the coding sequence ATGAAATCAAACCGCTTTCAAAAAGGTCTGATGTCTGTGGCCGTTCCGGCCCTGTTCCTGATCATCAGCGCCCTGGCGATCAAGCCCTCCGGACTGCCGGTTGAGTACATCGCTGAGCAGGTCATGATCCGCATGGTGCGTAACTCCTTCCTGGTTCTGGCGCTGCTGCTTCCCATCATGGCCGGCATGGGCATCAACTTTGCCCTGTCACTGGGGGCCATGGCCGGACAGATCGGACTCATCACCGTGCAGGGCCTGGGCATGAAAGGCCCTGAGGCGCTCTTTGCCGCAATCCTGATCTCCGTTCCGGTAGCCCTGCTGCTCGGCATCTTTGCCGGCCAGGTTCTCAACCGGGCCAAAGGCCGGGAAATGATCACCTCCATGATGCTGGCCTTCCTGATCAACGGAGTCTACCAGTTTGTCATCCTCTACATTTTCGGATCCTCGATCCTGCCCTTCAACGCCAACCGCAGCATCATCCTGTCCAAGGGCGTCGGCGTGCGCAATACCCTGGAGCTCACCAGCTCCCAGGCGTTTGACAAGCTGGGTGACAGTTTCCTGACCAACCTGCTCGGTTCGCCGCTGTATATCGGGAACTTCAAGATCCCGTTCTTTACCATTCTCCTGATCGTCCTGCTCTGCCTGTTCACTGTCTGGATTACCCGGACTAAGCTCGGACAGGACATGCGGGCGGTCGGACAGGACATGGAAGTAGCCGCCAACTCCGGCATCAACGTGGACCGGACCCGGCTCTGGGCGATCTCCATCTCCACCATTTTGGCCGGAATCGGTCAGATCATCTACCTGCAGAACCTGGGTACCATGAACACCTATACGGGTCATGAGTCCAGCGCCCTGTACTCCGCAGCCTCCCTGCTCATCGGCGGTGCCTCCGTCGCCTCGGCCGGCATTCTCAATGCCATCCTTGGTACCGGACTGTTCCACACACTGTTCGTCCTGATGCCGCCGGCTGCCACGACCCTGACCGGAAATTCCATGATCGGGGAATACTCCCGCATGGTTATTTCCTACGGCATTGTAGCCCTGGCCCTCGTTATGCATGCCCGACGCAAAATCCGGGAAAAGGAACTCGACCGTCAGGCCTTCCGCGGCCAGGGAACCCCTGTCGCTCCCAAGAAAGCCGAAGGGTAA
- a CDS encoding ABC transporter permease produces MEKLNKLKESFGLPNLIISGFLIVLFLLTGPAGIRIDKSITDILFRFGINSIMVLSMVPMIQSGCGLNFGIPVGFISGLLGSVLSLELGIGGIAGLFVAMIIGALFGLLFGFFYGELLNRVKGEEMVIATYVGYVIIFFFNILWVILPFKNPRSIQSYGGSGLRQTISLEGVWKALSDPVTVDPLSARPDALPVIRINNYLQIPIGMLLVFIIMAALVWFFFKTKMGTAMTAVGSNPDYARAAGISINKMRTTSVMFSTAIAAVGLITYQQSFGFIEMYGAPLGFVFPTVAAVLMGGASVNKATITNVVVGTLLFQALVTMTPSVINSLIKIDLSEIIRVVVTNGLIVYALTRRRKK; encoded by the coding sequence ATGGAAAAACTGAATAAACTGAAGGAAAGCTTCGGCCTTCCCAACCTCATCATTTCCGGATTCCTCATCGTGCTGTTCCTTCTGACCGGACCGGCCGGAATCCGTATCGACAAATCCATCACGGACATCCTCTTCCGGTTCGGCATCAACTCGATTATGGTGCTGTCCATGGTTCCGATGATCCAGTCGGGCTGCGGACTTAACTTCGGCATCCCGGTGGGCTTCATCAGCGGACTGCTCGGCTCGGTCCTGTCGCTGGAACTTGGCATTGGGGGAATTGCCGGACTGTTTGTCGCCATGATCATCGGCGCGCTGTTCGGACTTCTGTTCGGCTTCTTCTACGGCGAACTGCTCAACCGCGTCAAGGGCGAAGAAATGGTCATCGCAACCTATGTCGGTTACGTCATCATCTTCTTCTTCAACATTCTCTGGGTTATCCTGCCCTTCAAGAATCCCCGGTCCATCCAAAGCTATGGAGGAAGCGGACTGCGCCAGACCATTTCCCTGGAAGGGGTCTGGAAGGCACTGTCGGATCCCGTTACGGTTGATCCGCTGTCTGCCCGGCCCGACGCCCTCCCGGTCATCCGGATCAACAATTATCTGCAGATCCCCATCGGCATGCTGCTGGTCTTCATTATCATGGCGGCGCTGGTCTGGTTCTTCTTCAAAACGAAAATGGGCACGGCCATGACGGCAGTGGGATCCAACCCGGACTATGCCCGGGCAGCTGGAATCAGCATCAATAAAATGCGTACAACCTCCGTCATGTTTTCCACAGCGATTGCCGCCGTCGGCCTCATCACGTATCAGCAGAGCTTCGGCTTCATTGAAATGTATGGCGCGCCCCTGGGCTTTGTATTCCCGACCGTCGCTGCCGTCCTGATGGGCGGAGCTTCCGTCAACAAGGCCACCATCACCAACGTGGTGGTGGGAACGCTCCTGTTCCAGGCACTGGTCACCATGACGCCGTCGGTCATCAACTCACTGATCAAGATCGACCTGTCTGAGATCATCCGTGTGGTCGTAACCAACGGACTGATTGTCTATGCGCTGACCAGAAGGAGGAAGAAATAA